From a region of the Pongo abelii isolate AG06213 chromosome 9, NHGRI_mPonAbe1-v2.0_pri, whole genome shotgun sequence genome:
- the CCDC179 gene encoding coiled-coil domain-containing protein 179 isoform X1: MCLYCWDIEPSQVNPEGPRQHHPSEVTERQLANKRIQNMQNLKKEKRRLNKRFARPSPIPEPGLLSQMFFKEMSTKLFFTIHPTNSSEVSETTEMFHK; this comes from the exons atgtgcctgtactgcTGGGACATCGAGCCTTCCCAAGTCAACCCT GAAGGACCAAGACAACATCATCCTTCAGAGGTCACTGAGCGGCAG ctTGCAAATAAACGTATTCAGAATATGCAAAAcctaaagaaagagaagaggagattGAATAAAAGGTTTGCAAGGCCTTCTCCTATTCCAGAACCAGGACTCCTA TCCCagatgttttttaaagaaatgtctacAAAACTGTTCTTTACCATTCATCCCACCAACTCATCTGAGGTTTCAGAGACAACTGAAATGTTtcacaaataa
- the CCDC179 gene encoding coiled-coil domain-containing protein 179 isoform X2 codes for MCLYCWDIEPSQVNPEGPRQHHPSEVTERQLANKRIQNMQNLKKEKRRLNKRFARPSPIPEPGLLWSS; via the exons atgtgcctgtactgcTGGGACATCGAGCCTTCCCAAGTCAACCCT GAAGGACCAAGACAACATCATCCTTCAGAGGTCACTGAGCGGCAG ctTGCAAATAAACGTATTCAGAATATGCAAAAcctaaagaaagagaagaggagattGAATAAAAGGTTTGCAAGGCCTTCTCCTATTCCAGAACCAGGACTCCTA